CAATCCCGCCCCTATGGTTACGCTACAAATAGACAGTGGTAAAAAACAGAAGATCCGTAAAGGTGACATTCTCGGCGCTTTAACCGGAGAAAACGGTATTGAAGGCAAACAAGTCGGTAAGATCCAAGTTAACGATACTTGGTCGTTTGTCGCGGTTGAACGCGCTGTCGCTAAACGCGCTATTAACAAACTAAGCCAAGGCAAAATGAAGGGCCGTAATCGCCGCGTAAGACAACTGAGTTAGTCACTTATCAATTGTTAAACCCACACACTCTCTCTGTGGCAATCCCTCCAAGATTGCCACTCGCCTTTAATTTTAAAAGAATTCACATTAGCTTCACCCTTTTTGTTTGATTTTGCTCTATTATTAAAGAGTCAAAAAAAGCAAATAAGACTTTTACGGCACAACACACAAGCAACGCACAGTAAATATCTATTCCGTAAGAAAAAGGCAACACAGCTTTTTTCAAACAGAATATGCAATTTGATTAACGTCAAAGAGACTACTATGCAAAAAACTTTGAGCTCCATTGCACTCCTAATTTCAATCCTATTGTTATCGACTAACGCTAACGCGGAAACGCGCTTAACCCTGCAAGCCAGTTACGATATAGAGACCACAGAAACCTATGAGTATCAGGTATTACAACTCGCGCTAAATAAAACTCAATCCAGCTATGGAAAATATCAATTAAGTGTCACACCCAAAGCGGTTCCGCCTAGTCGTTTAATCGTAGAAGCGAATTCGAGTCGTTACGAAAATTTTATATTTCTTAATTCCGCCAGCCAAGAAGCTGCCGACGCCTTAGCTTACGCCCGCTTCCCTGCCTTGCTTGGCATTATTGGTTACCGAGTGGCGTTTGTATCTAACGGCTTGAAGCAACAGGGTTACTCCATCGATTCACGTGAAGAGCTAATGAGGTTCACCATGCTGCAAGGTCGTGGCTGGTTAGATGGTGATATTTTGAAGGATAATGGCTTTACCCTGAAAACTGGGCGCAATATTTTAGGTTTGTATCATATGGTGGCTAACGACAGAGCAAACTTTTTCCCGATTGGCGCTAACCAAATTCAAGGCGCATGGCAGCATTTTAATCATGTTGAAGGACTGGCTATCGACGACAAAGTGGTGATGTATTATCCCCTACCGCGCTTCTTTTTTATGAGTAAACAGAATCAAGCCATTATAAACCGTATAGAGCGCGGTTTAATTGCTGCTTACGACGATGGCAGTTTACAAACATTGTGGCAAAAACATTTTAAGCCTGCACTCGATTTTGTGAACCTGAAAGAGCGCAAGCTATTTAAGTTTAAAAATAACTATATCAGTGGCATAGATAGCAGCTACGAAAAGTATATTTTTGATCCCTTTGCTAACTAACCATTAGCACAAGGCTTGTGTGCTAAATATAGCCACAGCGTTCAGGTGTTAAACAACTCGAGTCAAGTTGGTAACCTATCTACTGCTACATTTACCAAAAAATAAGAATCTATGCGCTGTGATGTACAACAGCGCAACAGCATAAAGCAATAAAGCTAAAAAATTACGCCACTGTACTTTTAATTACCCTCGGCGTATCCTGCCCACAAAATGCTATAGTCTTCTCGCTAAGGTCTTATGGTTCATTGTCAGCGCTTACTCACCCCAATCACATAATAGAGCATATGCTCATGGGGATTCGAAGCTTGACGGCTTTGCTTACATGGATGTAAGTACTTAGGTTTCGTCTGGAACTAGAAACCTGCCCCTAAAACCTGATCGCTTTGACTATATAACTCATTTAAATATAAGGAAATTCTGTTGTTAGGCTTATCAAACGGACTGACGCGTCATTCGTCGAGTTACATCGTCACTTGTTCCACCTTGCTTGTTGTATTTTTATTGTTTTTTCCCACTCATGCTGTCGCACAAAAATCTGAGTTTTCTCAACCCGAGTCTTTCATCAATGTGCCAATCGAGATCCGTTACCAAACTCTGCAAAATAAACTAAACCAAAGTCTGCCGGAAACTCTGGCAAACATTTACGACAAAAACCGCGTTTGCGTTAAAACCCGATTTGGCAAAATTAGATGTGATGTGAAAGGTTGGGTGAAGCGTAATGGTGCTATAGGTGTTAGCGCCAAACAAAAATGGCTAGAGTTTACTGTGCCAATTAAAGCCAAAGTATCAGCCAAAGCAGGTATTCGCGAAACGGTAGAAGCCGCAGCGACCTTAATAATTAAAGCCAAACCGCAAATCAAACCAGACTGGACATTGGCTTTACAAGTGTTTCCCGACTATCGCTGGGATAAAGAGCCCAGTATCGAACTTTTCGATATTGTCAGTATTAATTTAGCCCGTTTTGTTGAACCGCAAATCGCCAAGCAAATGGATAAATTCGTTAAAAAAGTGCCACACATGCTAAGTCAGTTAGAGGTGAAAAAGAAAATGGCAAGTGTTTGGCGCAAACTACATGAACCCAAACAAATAAATAAAGACTTGGATGCTTATCTCTATTTTTCACCGAAGCATGTCGCCTTTACTGGACTAAACATAGGTCAACAAGCGCTCAACACCACAGTTTATATTGCGGGCAATACCAGTATTGAGGTCAGTAATAAACGGAAAATCTCCGCCTCTTCTTTGCCTGTACTTAATACGCAAACCCAAGCGCCAAGCCAAGGCCAATTCAACATCAATTTACCTATTACATTGTCACTACAAGAAATAAGTCATTCGTTTGCTACAAAGCTCGAGCAAGATAATCAGAAAAAACAAAAAGAATTAACTTTGCTCAACCCTGAACTTCGCGGTGATAACAAAGGCGAAATTTTCCTCGATATTGACATTAAATATGCTAACCAAAACGCCGTATTGCAGTTTTTTAATATAACCGATTGGTTCAGCGTAAACGGTCGACTAGCCTTTTCGGGTACACCGATATTAGACAAAGATAGCCAAACATTATCTATCAGCAATTTAGAATATGTCGCCAACACTAACAGCGGTATTGTTGATGGTGCAATCGATTTAGCAGGATTAGAAATGATCCGCCAACGCATAGAAGACAAAGCTCATTTTCCGTTAGCGGAAAAAATTGATACGGCTATCGCCAAAGCTAACTTATCTTTGCAGCAGCAGAAAACTAAAGGTATTGCGGTAAACGCCGCATTAACCAAAGTGTCGCTTAATTCACTCAAAGTAAAGCAAAGCACGATTGACTTAACAACTCATATCGCGGGCAATGTTAGTGTTAGCTTCTAACAAATTGTGATGAGTCGAGCAAAGCTAATTACATTGTATTTAAAACAAACCTAGCCTTGCGCTAGGTTTGTTAAGCTAATTGTGCTCAGGCTATTCAGAAATCACCACTCGGACTGATTTAATATCAACCCAGCCGGCTTCACCTAGCTGATCATCTAAAACATCTTGATAGACAACACCGTTGCCAAGGTCGACAAATCCTGAGTCAGGGTAGATATCACTGTGAATACCTTTTACCGTACTCCAATTCCACGGCCCATCATCATCCGATGAATTGGTACCAAATACAGGTTCACTATCGATAGAATAGTTTAATTGGGCGAAAACAGTCATCGGCGTATCGGCAGCCAATAAAGCCATTAGCGGATGCTTCTCTTCATTTACCGTCATGATCAACTTATTAGCGTCAACTGT
This genomic window from Saccharobesus litoralis contains:
- a CDS encoding DUF4403 family protein, which translates into the protein MLGLSNGLTRHSSSYIVTCSTLLVVFLLFFPTHAVAQKSEFSQPESFINVPIEIRYQTLQNKLNQSLPETLANIYDKNRVCVKTRFGKIRCDVKGWVKRNGAIGVSAKQKWLEFTVPIKAKVSAKAGIRETVEAAATLIIKAKPQIKPDWTLALQVFPDYRWDKEPSIELFDIVSINLARFVEPQIAKQMDKFVKKVPHMLSQLEVKKKMASVWRKLHEPKQINKDLDAYLYFSPKHVAFTGLNIGQQALNTTVYIAGNTSIEVSNKRKISASSLPVLNTQTQAPSQGQFNINLPITLSLQEISHSFATKLEQDNQKKQKELTLLNPELRGDNKGEIFLDIDIKYANQNAVLQFFNITDWFSVNGRLAFSGTPILDKDSQTLSISNLEYVANTNSGIVDGAIDLAGLEMIRQRIEDKAHFPLAEKIDTAIAKANLSLQQQKTKGIAVNAALTKVSLNSLKVKQSTIDLTTHIAGNVSVSF